Proteins found in one Pseudomonadota bacterium genomic segment:
- a CDS encoding acyl carrier protein, producing the protein MTAHADIRSWLRDWVAETSGEPVSSFDDETALFADGLLDSTDFVELLLVIEERTGRPVDLARFEPNAFASINAMTRHLFAETSYEPSLS; encoded by the coding sequence ATGACCGCGCACGCTGACATTCGTAGCTGGCTGCGCGACTGGGTGGCCGAGACAAGTGGCGAACCGGTGTCGTCGTTCGACGATGAGACCGCGCTGTTCGCTGATGGCCTCCTGGACTCCACCGACTTTGTCGAGCTGTTGCTGGTGATCGAGGAGCGTACCGGCCGGCCGGTAGACCTCGCGCGTTTCGAACCCAATGCGTTTGCGAGCATTAACGCCATGACGCGCCATCTGTTTGCGGAGACGTCTTATGAACCATCTCTGTCTTGA
- a CDS encoding diiron oxygenase: MMNHAKTKGYDRLVTLSEESAGEAPIRWPEHLDDDDLCFAPDLVSLAGTEDYAGMDDAARRRLTLFEAANFFSLNIHGETHVIKGIAARLNEPRFAAHRGYLQHFLEEEVRHSAMFATFCRRYAGKVYAERSLAMSDDHGPDGDLLFFARIAVFEEIVDAFNRTMARDQTLAPVVREIHRRHHVDEARHLAFGRSFLNDIVAARASDWTADERHAVAHKLERFADQSWRLLFNPEVYADAGLGDVFALRRRAIASEASQQRRDWTLRGCRRLLSRLDPVGPAVS; the protein is encoded by the coding sequence ATGATGAACCACGCCAAAACCAAGGGCTACGACCGCCTGGTGACACTGTCCGAAGAGTCGGCCGGCGAAGCGCCGATCCGTTGGCCGGAACACCTGGATGATGACGATCTATGCTTCGCGCCCGACCTGGTGTCGCTTGCCGGCACCGAGGATTATGCCGGGATGGATGATGCGGCGCGGCGACGGCTTACCCTGTTCGAGGCGGCGAACTTTTTCAGCCTCAACATCCACGGCGAAACTCACGTGATCAAAGGCATCGCCGCGCGCCTGAACGAACCGCGATTTGCCGCCCATCGCGGCTATCTCCAGCACTTTCTGGAAGAGGAGGTGCGTCATAGCGCGATGTTCGCGACGTTCTGCCGCCGTTATGCCGGCAAGGTTTACGCCGAACGTTCGCTCGCCATGTCCGATGACCACGGGCCGGACGGCGACCTGTTGTTCTTTGCCCGCATCGCCGTCTTCGAGGAGATCGTCGATGCGTTCAACCGCACGATGGCGCGCGATCAAACGCTGGCGCCCGTCGTGCGGGAGATCCACCGCCGCCATCACGTTGATGAAGCCCGCCATTTGGCATTTGGCAGGAGCTTCTTGAACGACATTGTAGCCGCGCGCGCGTCAGACTGGACAGCGGATGAGCGCCATGCCGTCGCTCACAAGCTGGAGCGGTTTGCCGATCAGTCGTGGCGACTCTTGTTCAATCCCGAAGTCTATGCCGATGCCGGCCTTGGCGACGTCTTCGCGCTGCGTCGCCGCGCCATAGCCAGCGAGGCGTCACAACAGCGTCGCGACTGGACCTTGCGCGGCTGCCGGCGCCTGCTGTCGCGTCTGGATCCTGTCGGTCCGGCGGTGTCATGA
- a CDS encoding HlyD family type I secretion periplasmic adaptor subunit, whose product MSMTLLGSDGREVVPIRRSSARRFIVLGLIVVVILFGGIGTWAATAQLSSAAIAPGVVAVDTNWRTIQHLEGGIVAAIFVRDGDYVEEGDLLLRLDATRAEASITIIEGQLDLALATEARLIAERDGADAIVFPTGLFERHGEPEVAMIMSGQELLFVARRDSLAGQVSILNQRIDQLRNQIKGLEVQQSASYAQITLIEQELDGLRELYDEGYVTRSRILALERESERLRGERGEDLAAIAESEAAIGEASLQILQLEKGLREEVVAELRDVQSEIFDLEQRQIGAADILNRIEVRAPSSGTVLGLNAHTVGGVISPGDDIMNIVPEGDPLIIEARVQPNDIENVITGQTAEVRFSGLSQRDTPTLNGQVLTISADRLTDQQRGEDYYEARVIIPQDEIERLNDVELVPGMPAEVMILTGERTALNYLLEPIQAGLNRSFRE is encoded by the coding sequence ATGAGTATGACGCTGCTCGGATCAGACGGCCGCGAGGTCGTGCCGATAAGGCGCTCGTCGGCGCGCCGTTTCATCGTGCTGGGCTTGATCGTCGTCGTCATCTTGTTCGGCGGCATCGGGACCTGGGCGGCGACCGCCCAACTGTCCAGCGCCGCAATTGCGCCCGGGGTGGTGGCGGTCGACACCAACTGGCGTACCATCCAGCACCTGGAGGGCGGCATTGTCGCCGCGATCTTCGTGCGCGACGGTGATTACGTCGAAGAAGGCGATCTGCTGCTACGCCTCGACGCGACAAGGGCCGAAGCCTCGATCACGATTATCGAAGGCCAACTCGATCTGGCGCTCGCCACCGAGGCGCGGCTGATTGCCGAACGCGACGGCGCCGATGCGATCGTCTTTCCCACGGGGCTGTTCGAACGGCACGGTGAACCGGAAGTCGCCATGATCATGTCCGGCCAGGAGCTCTTGTTCGTTGCCAGACGCGACAGTCTGGCTGGACAAGTCAGCATCTTGAACCAGCGCATCGACCAGTTGCGCAACCAGATTAAAGGGCTGGAGGTACAGCAATCGGCAAGCTACGCCCAGATCACGCTGATCGAGCAGGAGCTTGACGGCCTGCGCGAACTTTATGACGAGGGCTATGTCACGCGCAGCCGCATTCTGGCGCTGGAACGCGAGTCCGAACGTTTGCGCGGCGAGCGCGGCGAGGATCTGGCGGCGATCGCCGAGTCCGAGGCCGCCATCGGCGAGGCGTCGCTGCAGATACTTCAGCTTGAGAAGGGTCTGCGCGAGGAAGTCGTCGCCGAATTGCGTGACGTGCAGTCTGAGATCTTCGATCTGGAGCAACGCCAGATCGGTGCCGCCGACATCCTGAACCGCATCGAGGTTCGCGCCCCGTCCAGCGGTACGGTTCTGGGCTTGAACGCTCACACGGTGGGTGGCGTCATCTCGCCGGGCGACGACATCATGAACATCGTGCCCGAGGGTGACCCGCTGATCATCGAGGCCCGCGTCCAGCCCAACGACATCGAGAACGTCATCACCGGTCAAACAGCCGAAGTCAGGTTCTCCGGCTTGAGCCAGCGCGACACCCCGACGCTGAACGGCCAGGTGCTGACCATCTCCGCCGACCGCCTGACCGACCAGCAGCGCGGCGAGGACTATTACGAGGCCCGTGTCATCATTCCGCAAGACGAGATCGAGCGACTGAACGACGTCGAGCTTGTCCCGGGCATGCCAGCGGAAGTCATGATCCTTACCGGCGAACGCACGGCGCTGAACTACCTCCTCGAACCGATCCAGGCCGGACTGAACCGATCGTTCCGGGAATAG
- a CDS encoding type I secretion system permease/ATPase encodes MTRERTPLKQAVRAMRRTFLAVGFFSMFINILMLTAPLYMLQVFDRVLTSGSESTLVSLTVLAVGLVMVMGFLEVMRSRILVRIGARLDEQLGDFVFTATFARSLSAARLDRGEALRDLVSLRQFMATTGPVALFDAPWTPIYLLVIFLFHPLLGFVALSSALLLFALALINEVRTRPPIEEAGRHAAEAEMFAQSSLRNAEAIQAMGMMPALRSMWRGRHQSSLHLQSVASDRGGTISAMSKSIRLIAQLAILGTGAYLAIMQIITPGVMIAASIIMARALQPVEQAIVSWRAFVSARQSYRRLKQLLTNVGDQPDRMRLPKPSGAVALDRVVAVPPGASAPSLNRISFELQPGTAVGVIGPTGAGKSSLARILVGVWQPYDGTVRLDGAELSNYLPDELGSCIGYLPQDVELFDGTIGHNIARFCEDATPEEIVAAAKLANVHDMILHLPQGYDTPIGEGGRRLSGGQRQRIALARALFREPSLIVLDEPNASLDADGDKALSEAIVTMKERGKTVVVMAHRPSAIAAVDQLIMMRDGRIETFGEKQDVLRKVMVRRTEEVQLEDAS; translated from the coding sequence ATGACCAGGGAACGCACACCGCTGAAACAAGCCGTCCGCGCCATGCGCCGGACATTTTTGGCCGTCGGTTTCTTCAGCATGTTCATCAACATCCTGATGCTGACGGCGCCGCTTTACATGCTTCAGGTGTTCGACCGCGTCCTGACCAGCGGCAGCGAATCGACTTTGGTGTCGCTTACCGTGCTGGCCGTCGGCCTGGTTATGGTTATGGGTTTCCTGGAGGTCATGCGCAGCCGCATCCTGGTGCGCATCGGGGCGCGGCTTGACGAGCAGCTTGGCGATTTCGTGTTCACCGCAACGTTCGCGCGCAGCTTGTCGGCGGCGCGGCTGGACCGCGGCGAAGCACTGCGTGACTTGGTTTCGCTGCGCCAGTTCATGGCCACGACCGGGCCGGTCGCCTTGTTCGATGCGCCGTGGACGCCGATCTATTTGCTTGTCATCTTCCTGTTCCACCCGCTGCTGGGATTCGTCGCGCTATCGAGCGCGCTGCTTCTGTTCGCGCTGGCGCTGATCAACGAAGTCCGCACCAGGCCGCCGATTGAAGAGGCCGGCAGGCATGCGGCCGAAGCCGAGATGTTCGCACAGTCCAGCCTGCGCAACGCCGAAGCCATACAGGCCATGGGCATGATGCCGGCGTTGCGCAGCATGTGGCGCGGCCGCCACCAGTCCTCGCTTCACCTGCAGAGCGTTGCCAGCGACCGCGGCGGCACAATCAGCGCGATGTCGAAGTCGATCCGCCTGATCGCGCAGCTCGCCATTCTGGGAACCGGCGCTTACCTCGCCATCATGCAGATCATCACGCCCGGCGTCATGATTGCCGCGTCCATCATCATGGCACGCGCCCTGCAACCGGTGGAGCAGGCCATCGTTAGCTGGCGCGCCTTCGTCTCGGCGCGTCAGTCCTATCGCCGCCTGAAACAGCTCCTGACCAACGTCGGCGATCAGCCCGATCGCATGCGCCTGCCCAAACCGAGTGGCGCCGTGGCGTTGGATCGCGTCGTGGCGGTCCCGCCGGGCGCCAGCGCACCGTCCCTGAATCGAATCAGTTTCGAACTGCAGCCGGGCACCGCGGTCGGCGTCATCGGACCGACCGGCGCCGGCAAATCCAGCCTGGCGCGCATCCTGGTCGGTGTCTGGCAGCCCTATGACGGAACGGTGCGGCTGGACGGCGCCGAACTCTCGAACTATCTGCCCGACGAACTGGGCAGTTGCATCGGCTACCTGCCGCAGGATGTCGAGCTTTTCGACGGCACCATCGGCCATAACATCGCACGCTTCTGCGAAGACGCGACGCCGGAGGAGATCGTCGCGGCGGCGAAGCTCGCCAACGTCCACGATATGATCCTGCACCTGCCCCAGGGCTACGATACGCCGATCGGCGAAGGCGGGCGGCGCTTGTCAGGCGGCCAACGGCAACGCATCGCGCTGGCCCGCGCGCTATTCCGCGAGCCCTCGCTGATCGTGCTCGACGAGCCCAATGCCAGCCTGGATGCCGATGGCGACAAAGCGTTGAGCGAAGCTATCGTGACCATGAAGGAACGCGGCAAGACCGTCGTCGTCATGGCGCACAGGCCAAGTGCGATTGCCGCCGTCGATCAACTCATCATGATGCGCGACGGGCGGATCGAGACCTTCGGCGAGAAGCAGGACGTCCTGCGCAAGGTCATGGTCCGGCGAACCGAAGAGGTGCAGTTGGAGGACGCGTCATGA
- a CDS encoding TetR/AcrR family transcriptional regulator, which yields MGRRSDHTREELTELALTAGHDIVATKGLAALTARAVAERIGYSPGTIYSLFENFDELVLHVNARTLDRLYEQMAKVELGDDITANLEALLVCYFKFAEDHQRDWAAVLDYTVPGRVSLPPWYTPHVDQTIAILERAVAPEITANRRRSFALIAWASVHGLMVLANAGNLAAFGEPKPADLAHDMVRYLATGAAADEATSAR from the coding sequence GTGGGACGCCGCAGCGATCACACGCGTGAGGAACTGACGGAACTTGCGCTTACCGCCGGACACGACATCGTCGCGACAAAGGGGCTCGCTGCCCTCACCGCGCGCGCCGTTGCCGAACGCATCGGCTATTCGCCAGGCACGATCTACAGCCTGTTCGAGAACTTCGATGAGCTCGTGCTGCACGTCAACGCCCGCACGCTGGACCGGCTCTATGAGCAAATGGCGAAGGTCGAGCTGGGCGATGACATCACCGCCAACCTCGAGGCCTTGCTGGTCTGCTACTTCAAGTTTGCCGAAGACCACCAACGCGATTGGGCCGCCGTCCTCGACTATACCGTTCCCGGACGGGTAAGCCTGCCGCCCTGGTACACCCCGCACGTCGATCAAACGATCGCCATTCTTGAGCGCGCTGTCGCGCCTGAGATCACCGCCAACCGCCGCCGCTCATTCGCGTTGATCGCCTGGGCCAGTGTTCACGGCCTGATGGTTCTCGCCAATGCCGGCAACCTCGCGGCTTTTGGCGAGCCAAAACCCGCTGATCTGGCGCATGACATGGTGCGCTACCTGGCCACCGGCGCCGCGGCTGACGAGGCCACGTCGGCCCGTTAG
- a CDS encoding isoprenylcysteine carboxylmethyltransferase family protein — protein MDAVLFVLIGGLFALIGALPVIFFQRRGGLNLRWWLTAAPFFVAGAALPVTYLGLAPIWQLPQPVALAFTILATLAASFALALTTYTLGIHRRRIALWHQSDDAPEEIVTDGPYRLVRHPFYTAFLAALLAAVFAAPSTVTLVCLLWGFAALFLTARREERRLLGSTLGATYEAYMRRTGHFLPLRG, from the coding sequence ATGGATGCCGTTCTGTTTGTTCTGATTGGCGGTCTGTTTGCCTTGATCGGCGCCCTGCCGGTGATCTTCTTCCAGCGGCGTGGTGGGCTGAACCTGCGCTGGTGGCTGACGGCGGCACCGTTCTTTGTCGCCGGTGCCGCGCTGCCGGTCACCTATCTGGGGCTCGCGCCGATCTGGCAGTTGCCGCAACCGGTTGCCTTGGCTTTCACGATACTGGCGACACTGGCGGCGTCATTCGCGCTGGCGCTGACGACCTACACGCTCGGCATCCATCGCCGCCGTATTGCGCTGTGGCACCAGAGCGATGACGCGCCCGAGGAGATCGTTACCGACGGCCCCTATCGCCTGGTGCGCCATCCCTTTTACACGGCCTTTCTGGCCGCGCTTCTGGCGGCCGTCTTCGCCGCGCCGTCAACGGTCACATTGGTCTGCCTGCTGTGGGGGTTTGCCGCGCTCTTCCTGACGGCGCGCCGTGAGGAGCGGCGGCTTCTGGGTTCGACGCTTGGCGCCACGTATGAGGCCTATATGCGTCGCACCGGTCATTTCCTTCCGTTGAGGGGATAG
- a CDS encoding acyl carrier protein, translated as MIERNEIDRVVDSHLINPIASFDPATPIIDAVADSFAYVELALDLEEQFGLRLSDGDLAEMATVGDLSGVINDRVAALNDGALN; from the coding sequence ATGATTGAGCGCAATGAGATCGACCGTGTTGTCGATAGTCATCTGATCAATCCGATCGCCAGCTTCGATCCGGCAACGCCGATTATCGATGCGGTCGCCGACTCGTTTGCGTATGTCGAGCTGGCGCTGGATCTGGAGGAGCAGTTCGGGTTGCGGTTGTCCGATGGTGATCTAGCCGAGATGGCGACGGTCGGCGACTTGTCCGGTGTCATCAATGATCGCGTCGCCGCCTTGAACGACGGGGCGCTGAATTGA
- a CDS encoding 3-oxoacyl-[acyl-carrier-protein] synthase III C-terminal domain-containing protein, with translation MQDIFLSDLAYALGDDAVTVHESAKAGRLVSDPDALLNAGFRTHHLCRPQTTVVDLAARSLDRFQAPLCAAPILIFATALTPNGNLGDPVTCEETGDVRHLMDFPASRLQVQLGLADTAVIGLNQQACTATLGAIRVARGLLAAEPDLGQVICVSADRFPEGATYEQSYNVISDGSAAFRISKCEGPFRVLACHQLTNGTLAAASDDETVGAYFSHTQRLIGETVARAGLGIADVDWLVPQNMNRAAWLVMARLLQLPEERVACATLGDVGHVIAADNIINLHSLAASGQLKQGERVLMVMAGFGMNWQAVLLEVTS, from the coding sequence ATGCAAGACATCTTCCTAAGCGATCTTGCCTATGCGCTGGGTGACGATGCGGTCACGGTGCATGAGAGCGCCAAGGCGGGCCGGCTGGTCTCCGATCCCGACGCCCTCCTAAACGCGGGTTTCCGGACACACCATCTGTGCCGACCACAGACCACGGTGGTCGATCTTGCCGCGCGGAGTCTGGATCGCTTTCAAGCGCCGCTATGCGCCGCGCCGATCCTGATCTTCGCAACGGCGTTAACGCCGAACGGCAATCTGGGTGATCCCGTGACGTGCGAGGAAACCGGCGATGTCCGTCACCTCATGGACTTCCCGGCAAGCCGTCTCCAGGTTCAACTTGGCCTCGCCGATACGGCGGTCATCGGACTGAACCAACAGGCGTGCACGGCAACGTTGGGCGCAATCCGGGTCGCGCGCGGCCTGCTGGCCGCCGAACCCGATCTGGGTCAGGTCATCTGTGTCAGCGCCGATCGATTTCCCGAAGGTGCGACTTATGAGCAAAGCTACAACGTCATCTCCGACGGGTCGGCGGCATTTCGGATCAGCAAGTGCGAAGGTCCCTTCCGCGTGCTCGCCTGCCATCAGTTGACCAACGGTACATTGGCCGCAGCGTCGGACGACGAGACGGTCGGCGCGTACTTTTCCCACACCCAGCGCCTGATCGGCGAGACCGTCGCCCGTGCCGGACTCGGCATTGCGGATGTCGATTGGCTGGTGCCGCAGAACATGAACCGCGCGGCATGGCTGGTCATGGCGCGACTGCTGCAGCTGCCCGAAGAACGCGTTGCCTGCGCCACGCTGGGCGATGTCGGCCACGTCATAGCCGCGGACAACATCATCAACCTGCACAGCCTGGCGGCGAGTGGTCAGCTCAAGCAAGGCGAGCGCGTGCTTATGGTCATGGCCGGTTTCGGCATGAACTGGCAGGCGGTGCTTCTGGAGGTGACGTCATGA
- a CDS encoding SDR family oxidoreductase → MTTRTILITGAAGYMGARVARALARDPDAHLVLWVRAPSREDAKARTARLCADLTREGATVTTLHGDLTNNAPFADVDQHAVTDIVHGAAVTQFGVAYDEAVAINVAGTQHVVDLARACPRLQSINLLSTLYVAGLKEAPIAEALLPMPEAFANHYERSKWMAEEIVGRSAGDLPWRILRLPTVVADNDAGRVVQVNAVHNALRLLFHGLLPVVPGKSETPLYLATAEELDQPIREIVMSAPLEQVFNVVPDAREPASLGDIIAGAHEAFSDTPRYRARTMALPPWCDWQAFTALSEAVDRFSTDLVRQANRVIAPFARQLYVNHAVETGAAMPGIRCHTSLSRAVLTARVCRHLVATRWGFS, encoded by the coding sequence ATGACAACGCGAACCATCCTGATCACCGGTGCGGCGGGCTATATGGGCGCACGCGTGGCGCGGGCGTTGGCACGCGATCCTGATGCGCACCTTGTGCTGTGGGTTCGTGCGCCGTCGCGCGAGGACGCGAAGGCGCGGACGGCGCGGCTTTGTGCCGACCTCACACGAGAAGGCGCCACCGTCACGACGCTTCATGGCGACCTTACAAATAACGCCCCGTTTGCCGATGTCGACCAGCATGCCGTCACTGATATCGTTCATGGCGCGGCCGTCACCCAGTTCGGTGTCGCGTATGACGAAGCCGTCGCGATCAACGTGGCGGGCACACAACACGTGGTCGATCTGGCACGCGCCTGTCCGCGGCTCCAATCCATCAACCTGCTCAGCACGCTCTATGTGGCCGGCCTGAAGGAGGCGCCGATCGCCGAAGCATTGCTGCCCATGCCCGAGGCGTTCGCCAACCATTATGAACGTTCCAAGTGGATGGCCGAGGAGATTGTCGGACGGTCAGCCGGCGACCTGCCGTGGCGTATCCTGCGTCTGCCGACCGTCGTCGCCGACAACGACGCCGGCCGGGTCGTGCAAGTCAATGCGGTGCATAACGCGCTGAGGCTCCTGTTTCACGGTCTGCTTCCCGTCGTTCCGGGCAAGTCCGAAACGCCGCTCTATCTGGCGACGGCCGAAGAACTCGATCAGCCGATACGCGAAATCGTGATGTCAGCTCCGCTGGAGCAGGTTTTCAACGTCGTGCCGGATGCGCGGGAGCCTGCGTCGTTGGGCGACATCATTGCCGGCGCCCACGAGGCCTTTTCCGATACACCACGCTATCGCGCGAGAACAATGGCGTTGCCGCCATGGTGCGACTGGCAAGCCTTTACCGCTCTATCCGAGGCGGTCGACCGCTTCAGCACGGATCTGGTGCGCCAGGCCAACCGCGTGATTGCGCCTTTCGCGCGGCAGCTTTACGTCAACCATGCCGTCGAGACCGGCGCTGCCATGCCCGGCATTCGGTGTCACACCAGCCTATCGCGCGCCGTTTTGACGGCGCGTGTCTGCCGCCATCTTGTCGCCACCCGATGGGGATTTTCATGA
- a CDS encoding ferritin-like domain-containing protein yields the protein MMIDNDSLWTLSYYRLSEITGSLFFGRVIKTVGDHPLQGELTKHFADEAQHAWLWTDCLKRLGKEPLKLDRAYQDQYASVIGAPGSLMEVLAATLVFEQRVIGQYARHLKAPELTPQVAATLRTIMDDERWHLAWVREALKGMWADYGEATVEATLARYRDADRTVFSETVSDATERLARTIGLNVKRVSS from the coding sequence ATGATGATCGACAACGACAGCCTATGGACACTCAGCTACTACCGCCTCTCGGAGATTACGGGGTCATTGTTCTTCGGCCGCGTGATCAAGACGGTCGGCGATCACCCGTTGCAGGGCGAACTGACGAAACACTTCGCCGATGAAGCACAGCACGCCTGGCTTTGGACCGACTGCCTGAAACGTCTCGGCAAGGAGCCGCTGAAGCTGGATCGCGCCTATCAGGACCAGTATGCGTCGGTGATCGGCGCGCCGGGCAGTCTGATGGAGGTGCTGGCCGCGACGCTGGTCTTCGAGCAGCGCGTGATCGGTCAGTACGCGCGTCATCTGAAGGCGCCTGAACTGACGCCCCAGGTGGCGGCGACGTTGCGGACTATCATGGATGACGAACGCTGGCATCTCGCATGGGTGCGCGAAGCGCTCAAAGGTATGTGGGCCGACTACGGCGAAGCGACGGTCGAAGCCACGCTGGCGCGCTACCGCGATGCCGACCGCACGGTGTTCTCCGAAACGGTCAGCGACGCGACAGAGCGGTTGGCGCGCACAATCGGCCTTAACGTGAAGAGGGTGTCATCATGA
- a CDS encoding acyltransferase family protein, with protein sequence MQYRAEIDGLRALAVIPVILFHAGFDLFGGGYVGVDVFFVISGYLITTIIHTEIQAGSFSILGFYDRRIRRILPALMLVCLVSIPFAWMWMLPNEFRNFAQSLVAISVFASNILFWLESDYFAAAAELKPMLHTWSLAVEEQFYVFFPLFLLLFRRLTVKSLLAVIILCAIVSLALAEWASTTHPIANFYLLPTRAWELAVGAMLALTAPTWLRTDGVVAQTGSALGFGMILYAVFAFDESTPFPSLWALIPVIGTALVVAFTRPRTLVGRMLCWSPVVGIGLISYSAYLWHQPLFAFARIRLLDHVTPDVYLGLSVAALVLAYLSWRFVERPFRQRTVFSRRQIFVGAACVSVLVAGFGMFGHLTRGLPQRLPPDAIQMAALSGRPDARTRDCHANIADQSVLDESCLHAGERSDNLIIWGDSHAVELAGALTDTLAAHDTSVRQFSSSACVPALGVYRARAGLECVRFTEHVMDYLLEQPPTTIVVVARWPVHLELEPFDNMEGGVLPDHLNDVSIPLGSERSAAFDPDRIDKVGTLYRETVESLLANGHRVVLVYPVPEVGWSVPIHLAREIQFGIEREGPLSTSHDVFRERTAQSYQQLDLLGENANLIRVKPETAFCDTYVAGRCVAQLDGDPLYFDGHHVNTKGATMIADQIIDAMTQKGWLAGP encoded by the coding sequence ATGCAGTACAGAGCAGAGATTGACGGCCTTCGTGCTCTCGCGGTTATCCCGGTCATCCTGTTCCATGCCGGCTTCGATCTCTTCGGCGGCGGCTATGTCGGTGTCGACGTCTTCTTTGTCATCAGCGGCTACCTGATCACCACCATCATCCACACGGAGATCCAAGCCGGTTCGTTTTCAATCCTCGGCTTCTATGACCGGCGGATCAGACGAATATTGCCGGCGCTCATGCTGGTGTGCCTGGTCTCGATCCCGTTTGCCTGGATGTGGATGCTGCCGAACGAGTTCCGGAACTTCGCCCAAAGTCTGGTCGCGATCAGCGTCTTTGCATCGAACATCCTGTTCTGGCTGGAAAGCGACTATTTCGCCGCGGCCGCCGAGCTGAAACCCATGCTGCACACATGGTCGCTGGCGGTTGAAGAGCAGTTCTATGTCTTCTTCCCGCTCTTCCTGTTGTTGTTCCGGCGCCTGACGGTCAAGTCGCTGCTCGCCGTCATCATCCTGTGCGCCATTGTCAGCCTGGCACTGGCCGAGTGGGCCTCGACAACGCACCCCATCGCCAACTTCTACCTGTTGCCGACACGCGCCTGGGAACTGGCGGTGGGCGCCATGCTGGCGCTGACAGCGCCGACCTGGCTGCGGACCGACGGCGTCGTCGCACAAACCGGATCGGCCCTTGGCTTCGGCATGATCCTTTATGCCGTCTTTGCCTTCGATGAGAGCACGCCCTTCCCCAGCCTTTGGGCGCTGATCCCGGTCATCGGCACGGCCCTGGTTGTCGCGTTCACACGACCGCGCACGCTGGTCGGCAGGATGTTGTGCTGGAGCCCGGTGGTCGGTATCGGGCTGATCAGCTACAGCGCCTATCTCTGGCACCAGCCCTTGTTCGCGTTCGCGCGTATCCGCTTGCTGGATCATGTCACGCCGGATGTCTATCTGGGCCTAAGCGTCGCCGCCCTGGTCCTGGCTTATCTGTCGTGGCGATTTGTCGAACGCCCGTTCCGACAAAGGACGGTCTTTTCACGCAGGCAGATCTTCGTCGGCGCGGCTTGCGTCTCGGTTCTGGTGGCCGGCTTCGGCATGTTTGGCCATCTCACCCGCGGCCTGCCACAACGCTTGCCGCCCGACGCCATTCAGATGGCCGCATTGAGCGGACGGCCGGATGCCAGGACCCGAGACTGCCATGCCAACATTGCCGACCAATCTGTCCTTGATGAATCCTGTCTCCACGCCGGTGAACGGTCCGACAATTTGATCATCTGGGGCGACAGCCATGCGGTCGAACTGGCGGGCGCACTGACCGATACCCTTGCCGCGCATGATACGTCGGTCCGTCAGTTCTCTAGCAGCGCCTGTGTTCCCGCTCTCGGCGTGTATCGTGCCCGAGCCGGACTCGAATGCGTCCGCTTTACAGAGCACGTCATGGACTACCTGTTGGAACAGCCGCCCACCACGATTGTCGTTGTGGCGAGATGGCCGGTGCACCTTGAACTCGAGCCATTTGACAACATGGAAGGCGGTGTCCTTCCCGATCACCTCAATGATGTATCCATCCCGCTTGGCAGTGAGCGCAGCGCGGCTTTCGATCCCGACCGTATCGACAAGGTCGGAACGCTCTATCGCGAAACGGTCGAGAGCCTTCTGGCCAACGGTCATCGCGTCGTGCTGGTCTATCCGGTGCCTGAAGTCGGATGGAGTGTCCCGATCCATCTGGCGCGCGAAATCCAGTTCGGCATCGAGCGCGAGGGGCCGCTTTCCACCAGCCACGATGTCTTTCGCGAGCGCACGGCACAATCCTACCAACAGCTCGACTTGCTGGGTGAGAACGCAAACCTGATCCGCGTCAAACCCGAGACCGCTTTCTGCGACACCTATGTCGCCGGACGGTGCGTCGCCCAGTTGGATGGTGATCCGCTCTACTTCGACGGTCACCACGTCAATACTAAGGGCGCGACGATGATCGCCGATCAGATTATTGACGCCATGACACAGAAGGGTTGGCTGGCAGGGCCCTGA